A genomic segment from Equus caballus isolate H_3958 breed thoroughbred unplaced genomic scaffold, TB-T2T haplotype2-0001077, whole genome shotgun sequence encodes:
- the LOC106781163 gene encoding spermatogenesis-associated protein 31D4 → MEFSQWNVLSFLNSHIELFLSICSTFLDSDHNLTIVCGLWLLLLFLCFLVGIPSLPTFWKTKIYQKRQGRAKRRRRGGTSSGWRNYQRETEEKRRLISILKRPLGRPLDTTRFRQLLCPDPSCEVCNSTTAEINRLLEDLEDDTASVSSMASTASGTESSFTLSSAFSEVPPGDLTPSPPPDPSPPHPSVLSPNPMTPLADFLSPSPPGHSMPPEPFPPLESKFPADRPPPQPLALPPLPPHDTQATGPILQPEATLSLNTIFSLDRTLSQDINALPNLSQIINPTDSLACHHTPPSLSVSPPTDHPLTVTQSKSVSILLKSVPENSSPDSPGGLSTYVPTIRGTDHSSLSISELSWWQACAKGLFLAPSTLAPCDFNQEFLALHSSESSLERHPTANLIEPGNLSFLSPHVLALLERQVRKRSDFLMWKEKEKEKGSFPKKLRPGHQLNPSGKMSESNADECDSAFSLPFWSSAGKPKELHMHEQPPYPKILEDHLQEKCMQLFWGLPSLHSESLPSAIRDSSDCTTIFLFNTISNASTGQESPVPLHRPPPSLPEIQPQPLPQTLPQSQPLPLTQVKSQAHLKSPLPILPSGPLPQIRICGVCHHRPQDESESLTSSEIQQLEWKVLQKQQESLWGSPSVVQRSQEEFCSSAPNFPYHQASQAHASISTLPVEFPLSDELRKKLEHHLRKRLIQHRWGLPRRICECLSLMMPPRDFSEIAKSESNRGLSRISVNKDLNVGLSQSKSFHERGSELLEVEKEMGKDQGHSPENGPKAHLLSDPESSSDKDPAYDSEKDLNSHVASLSGKNSRALEESLDQKQLENVLKAHLSKKFEEISEARLPGTVRSSWHASKQTLLLSDKSRTQITQRSLPPSVGGDSSLNTFQELCFIDSSAQQMMETHIKSFRMRMEWGLPCRVLESIQAFKLEDAASQSLTYFYCPPSNNPTLEVDSKSEGFEPHRGSSKSALQEKAETTNSALVLDRLCPATSPMGRQGQGVPRQSPSGINQEIAEVVQRSKGARQTHLPVTCGITGKASQKFTQLGNRCPPELPARQAGAKHETKDERVSPSDRREGRQDKKMKSEPFSVHSTARDIFRAKELNALQSKTGNVLTTSKPGSSQRIRENHSKIEIIGTIESPAPKRQVPQDPKSSDLKEHLFRELKSKLEKRNQSQVQGQHTDRSPASESLTYKASLTHARGVSSGDMGASQVLHVHLEDTGISRKQRQEPWVPKKDRKRYEDKKFPPATMRVSPPGTNKEELGGGDAGLGTSQPTRKSFPTQITASEETRGSKSSQTSSQKAQPPPESLFRKKMNHIFQWLRPGTKGKNQEHPQEKGSPISSAQSRGLVKGRAAVTGTTTAQKTRRVPGKFPVEKLGQQCAAEVTRPQEPLPSLRKFVKTDQKAEEQAQAEPVQGHPSNYRAPSCKVPSTKSCHQEVVFAGQNYPTCSRRIRDQNRHPQKVMAFKDQLLDQKRPLSVPRREHVPHPSSTCRHQAGPGASSCSHHC, encoded by the exons atggagttcagtcaatggaatgttctctcatttctgaatagccatattgagttgtttttgagcatctgctcaacattcttagatagtgaccacaacctcaccatcgtgtgtgggttgtggttgcttcttctgttcctgtgcttcctggtggggattccatctttaccaaccttctggaaaaccaaaatctaccaaaag cgtcagggcagagccaagaggagaagaagaggtggaacatcaagtg gttggagaaattaccagagggaaacagaggagaaaaggaggctaatttctattctgaaaag gcccctaggccggcctctcgataccacccgctttcgtcaactattatgcccagacccctcctgtgaggtgtgtaatagcacaactgctgagatcaatcggctcctggaggacctggaagatgataccgcctctgtgtcctctatggcttccacagcttctgggactgagtcatcattcactctgtcctccgccttctcagaagtccctccaggagacctaacaccatcccctccacctgacccttccccaccgcacccctccgtcctctcacctaacccaatgacacccttagctgactttctttcaccctcaccaccgggtcactctatgccaccagagccttttcctcccttggagtccaaattcccagcagaccgtcccccaccccaaccccttgcccttccccctctcccaccacatgacacccaggcaacggggcctattctccaaccagaggccactctgtctctgaatacgatcttctctcttgaccgcaccctttcccaagatattaacgccttaccaaatttgtcccagataatcaatcccactgattcactggcttgtcatcacacaccaccaagcctgtctgtctcaccaccgacagaccaccctttaactgtgactcaatctaaatcggtttccatcttattgaagtctgttccagagaactcatctccagatagccctggtgggttgtccacttatgtcccaacaatcagaggcactgaccattcaagcctgtcaatttcagaattatcctggtggcaagcttgtgccaaaggcttgttcttagcaccttccaccttggcaccatgtgattttaatcaagagtttcttgccctccattcttcagagtcctctctggagagacaccctacagctaaccttatagagcctggtaacctctcatttcttagccctcatgtcctggcactcctggagagacaagtccgaaagaggagtgatttcctgatgtggaaggaaaaggagaaggagaagggttcttttccaaaaaaacttaggccaggccaccaactaaatccttcggggaaaatgtcagagtcaaatgctgatgagtgtgactcagcattctcccttcctttttggagcagtgcagggaaaccaaaggagctgcacatgcatgagcagcccccatatcctaaaatcttggaggaccatttacaggaaaaatgtatgcagctcttctggggtctcccatctctgcacagcgagtccttgccctctgctatccgtgactcaagtgactgcaccacaatcttccttttcaataccatctcaaatgcctccacgggccaagaatccccagtacctctccatcgcccacctccatccttgcctgagatccagccccaacccttgcctcaaaccctgccccaatcccagcccctacctctcactcaggtcaagtcccaggcccaccttaaatccccactcccaatcctaccatctggtcctctaccccagataaggatctgtggagtgtgtcaccatagaccccaggatgaatcagagtctctcacctcatctgaaattcaacaactggaatggaaagtgttgcagaagcaacaggaaagtttgtggggttccccctctgtagtccaaagatctcaggaagaattttgttcttcagctcccaactttccttaccatcaggcctcccaggcccatgcctccatctccacccttcccgtagagtttcctctcagtgatgagctgaggaagaaactggaacatcaccttcgaaagaggctcatccaacaccggtggggcctgccccgcaggatctgtgagtgtctgtcactgatgatgcctccaagagatttctcagagatagctaagtcagagagcaatcgtggactctcacggatctcggtgaacaaagatctaaatgttggattgagccaatccaaaagcttccatgagaggggttcagaactgcttgaggtagagaaggagatggggaaggatcaggggcatagcccagagaacggcccaaaagctcatctgttgagtgacccagagagctcttcagataaggatccggcatatgactctgagaaagacctaaatagtcacgtggcaagtctgtcagggaaaaattcaagggccttggaggaaagtctagatcagaaacaacttgaaaatgtcctgaaagcacatttgagcaagaagtttgaggaaatcagtgaggctcggctccctgggacggtgcgcagttcatggcatgccagcaagcagacattgctgctttctgacaaatcccgcacccaaataacacagaggagtttgccaccttcagtgggtggggactcctccctgaataccttccaggagctttgcttcattgattccagcgcacaacagatgatggaaacccatattaaaagctttcgtatgagaatggagtggggccttccctgcagggtccttgaatccatacaggcgtttaaattggaagatgctgcatcccagtccttgacctatttctactgtcccccctcaaataacccaactttggaagtggactccaaatccgagggcttcgagccccatagaggaagctctaaatctgctcttcaagaaaaagcggaaacaacaaattcagccctggtcctggatcgtctttgccctgctacttcacctatgggcaggcaaggacaaggggtgccgagacaatcaccctctggtatcaaccaagagattgcagaggttgttcagaggagtaagggtgccaggcagactcatctgcctgtcacatgtggcatcacaggcaaagcgagtcagaaatttactcagctaggcaacagatgccccccagagctgcctgcaaggcaagctggtgccaaacatgagacaaaggatgagagagtgagtcccagtgatagaagagaagggcgacaggacaaaaagatgaagtcggaacccttttccgtgcacagcacggccagggacatattcagggccaaggagctcaacgctctgcagtcaaaaactggtaatgtgttgacaaccagcaagccaggaagctcccaaaggatacgtgagaatcacagtaaaatagaaattattgggaccattgaaagccctgcaccaaaaagacaagttccccaagacccgaagtcatcggatcttaaggaacatctgtttagggaattaaagtcgaaactagagaagaggaatcagagccaggtccaaggccaacacactgacaggtcccctgcctcagagagcttgacgtacaaggcctcactgactcatgcccgcggtgtctccagtggggacatgggagcttcccaggtgctgcatgtccatctggaggacactGGGATCAGCAGgaagcagcggcaggagccttgggtccctaagaaagaccgaaagaggtacgaggataagaaattcccaccagctacaatgagagtgagccctccgggcaccaacaaagaagagcttggtggaggggatgcagggttggggacatcccaacctacaagaaagagtttccctactcagatcacagcatcagaggagacgcgtgggagcaagtcttcccagacctcatcacagaaggcacagcctcctcctgaaagtctgttcagaaaaaagatgaaccacatttttcaatggcttcgtcctgggacaaaaggcaaaaaccaagaacatccccaggaaaagggcagccccatatcatctgcacagagcagaggcctggttaaagggagagctgccgttactgggaccaccacggctcagaagaccaggagggtccctgggaagttcccagtggagaaactggggcagcagtgtgcagcagaggtcacccgccctcaagagccccttccttccctgaggaagtttgtgaaaactgaccagaaggcagaagagcaggcccaggcagagcccgtccaggggcatccttccaactacagggctccctcctgtaaagtgccaagcaccaagtcctgccaccaagaagttgtctttgctggccagaattatcctacatgttctagacggatcagagaccagaacagacaccctcagaaagtcatggcgtttaaagatcagctattggatcagaagcgtcccttatctgtgccccgcagggagcatgtgccccatccgagctccacctgcaggcatcaagccggcccaggggcctccagctgttctcaccactgctaa